The proteins below come from a single Tachypleus tridentatus isolate NWPU-2018 chromosome 13, ASM421037v1, whole genome shotgun sequence genomic window:
- the LOC143240869 gene encoding uncharacterized protein LOC143240869 isoform X1 has product MKLIKPKEEYIVSWLNEVASSCLSMSSSSAEELKRELKELQQCLKKEEAARKATESQLLDALLENKKLRSQLEQKQQQPKGQTLVDDLTLDAITETFDKFHRFLDLLRQFGLEDLVKLSGIDTKSKHIKLECRKKTHSPDRKQKVKPGLQVQQEPNNTSNFITTPTENGTLGSQHTAMIPKIRTSVNSTNTHQLQEDTDHKNCDLSFKPVVLNSVNSMIRTLQNTTSSQQNNTRRTVQLLPEDVEQRNSNLDFKPDVLNKVHNPSLSVEKASFYKAGDDLFQYVMNKVSDALISLNHASNKEAVDISTYLVNPSVARDSQTSLTQTTNSQPNLSDGEGFSHLKNVENKVKKSMVDQRKSSYPQLQMGFRDSYGTLQDKVDNCKNELQQGSKSKENSVCHHQLESNSGFVMQPLDHRDSSHRVVTQPLDHRDSSNRVVTQPLDHRDSSHGVVTQPLDHRDSSHGVVTQPLDHRDSSHGIVTQPLDHRDSSPSVVTQPLDHKYSSHGVVTHPLDHRDSSHGVVTHPLDHRDSSHGVVTQPLDHRDSSHGVVTQPLDHRDSSHGVVTQPLDHKYSSYGVVTHPLDHRDSSSCSRTTQDLRSKSEKTAVMFASDLLAMSTGLEAHVAEKEMESDSYLVPEVALLAEEQHSTSVESRYEKEKSHSLSSKQGKATSVYSDTFETSNDEEICENLHKGVDSSGNTNSSVKEELEVTLKSVSESLETESMDTGGTLKKDVTSNGKIEEKEVQHKLSLNASLEVPELNENNKPLFKSLDKHVDDLPSFSSLNSLTGLTDMETPSISLSSSVSNKLTGSDIEDF; this is encoded by the exons AGAGAGTTAAAAGAATTACAACAGTGTCTCAAGAAGGAAGAAGCAGCAAGAAAAGCCACAGAGAGTCAACTTTTAGAT GCTCTTCTGGAAAACAAGAAGCTACGGTCTCAacttgaacaaaaacaacaacaaccaaaaggACAAACACTTGTCGATGACTTAACATTAGATGCCATAACAGAAACATTCGATAAGTTCCACAGGTTTTTGGACTTGCTTCGACAGTTTGG GTTAGAAGACCTGGTGAAGTTAAGTGGCATTGATACAAagtcaaaacatataaaattagaaTGCAGAAAGAAAACTCATTCTCCAGACAGGAAACAAAAAGTTAAACCTGGACTTCAAGTCCAACAAGAACCAAACAATACTTCCAACTTCATCACGACTCCAACAGAGAACGGAACTCTTGGTTCACAACACACAGCTATGATACCCAAGATCAGAACAAGTGTAAACTCTACAAACACTCATCAGTTACAAGAAGACACTGACCACAAAAACTGTGACTTGAGTTTTAAACCTGTTGTTCTGAACAGTGTGAATTCCATGATCAGAACACTTCAAAACACTACAAGCAGTCAGCAGAATAACACTAGACGTACTGTTCAGCTGTTACCAGAGGATGTTGAACAAAGAAACTCCAATTTAGATTTTAAACCTGATGTTCTGAATAAGGTACATAATCCATCATTGTCTGTAGAGAAAGCATCATTTTATAAGGCTGGAGATGACTTGTTTCAGTATGTCATGAATAAAGTTTCAGATGCACTAATATCACTGAATCATGCTTCTAACAAGGAAGCAGTTGATATATCAACATACCTGGTGAACCCTTCTGTAGCACGGGATAGCCAAACCAGTCTTACACAAACAACAAATTCTCAACCAAACTTATCAGATGGTGAAGGTTTTAGTCAtcttaaaaatgtagaaaataaagttaagaaaTCTATGGTTGACCAGAGGAAGTCATCTTATCCACAATTACAAATGGGGTTCAGGGATTCATATGGAACTTTGCAAGACAAAGTTGATAACTGTAAAAATGAGTTACAACAGGGTTCAAAATCAAAGGAGAACAGTGTTTGTCACCATCAACTTGAGAGTAATTCTGGATTTGTAATGCAACCACTGGATCACAGGGACAGCAGTCACAGAGTTGTGACTCAACCACTGGATCACAGGGACAGCAGTAACAGAGTTGTGACGCAACCACTGGATCACAGGGACAGCAGTCACGGAGTTGTGACGCAACCACTGGATCACAGGGACAGCAGTCACGGAGTTGTGACGCAACCACTGGATCACAGGGACAGCAGTCACGGAATTGTGACGCAACCACTGGATCACAGGGACAGCAGTCCCAGTGTTGTAACACAACCACTGGATCACAAGTACAGCAGTCACGGAGTTGTGACGCATCCACTGGATCACAGGGACAGCAGTCACGGAGTTGTGACGCATCCACTGGATCACAGGGACAGCAGTCACGGAGTTGTGACGCAACCACTGGATCACAGGGACAGCAGTCACGGAGTTGTGACGCAACCACTGGATCACAGGGACAGCAGTCACGGAGTTGTGACGCAACCACTGGATCACAAATACAGTAGTTACGGAGTTGTAACGCATCCACTGGATCACAGGGACAGCAGTTCTTGCTCTAGAACAACCCAAGACTTGAGAAGTAAGTCGGAAAAAACTGCTGTCATGTTTGCCTCTGATCTTTTAGCCATGTCAACTGGATTAGAAGCTCATGTTGCTGAGAAAGAAATGGAAAGTGATAGTTATCTTGTACCTGAGGTAGCTTTACTTGCAGAGGAGCAGCATAGCACCAGTGTAGAGAGTAGATATGAAAAAGAAAAGTCACATTCACTTAGTTCGAAACAAGGTAAAGCTACTTCGGTGTATTCAGACACATTTGAAACTTCAAATGATGAGGAAATTTGTGAAAACCTACATAAAGGTGTTGATAGTAGTGGCAACACAAACAGCTCTGTGAAAGAAGAGCTTGAGGTAACATTAAAATCAGTCTCTGAGAGTTTAGAAACAGAAAGCATGGACACAGGGGGTACCTTGAAGAAAGATGTAACATCAAATGGAAAAATAGAAGAAAAGGAAGTGCAGCATAAGTTGTCACTAAATGCTTCCTTGGAAGTACCAGaactaaatgaaaacaacaaacctCTGTTTAAATCTTTGGACAAGCATGTGGATGATCTCCCATCTTTCTCGAGTCTCAACTCTCTGACTGGTTTAACGGATATGGAGACACCGAGCATTTCGCTCTCTTCATCAGTGTCAAACAAGCTCACTGGAAGTGATATTGAAGATTTCTAG
- the LOC143240869 gene encoding uncharacterized protein LOC143240869 isoform X2 — MKLIKPKEELNEVASSCLSMSSSSAEELKRELKELQQCLKKEEAARKATESQLLDALLENKKLRSQLEQKQQQPKGQTLVDDLTLDAITETFDKFHRFLDLLRQFGLEDLVKLSGIDTKSKHIKLECRKKTHSPDRKQKVKPGLQVQQEPNNTSNFITTPTENGTLGSQHTAMIPKIRTSVNSTNTHQLQEDTDHKNCDLSFKPVVLNSVNSMIRTLQNTTSSQQNNTRRTVQLLPEDVEQRNSNLDFKPDVLNKVHNPSLSVEKASFYKAGDDLFQYVMNKVSDALISLNHASNKEAVDISTYLVNPSVARDSQTSLTQTTNSQPNLSDGEGFSHLKNVENKVKKSMVDQRKSSYPQLQMGFRDSYGTLQDKVDNCKNELQQGSKSKENSVCHHQLESNSGFVMQPLDHRDSSHRVVTQPLDHRDSSNRVVTQPLDHRDSSHGVVTQPLDHRDSSHGVVTQPLDHRDSSHGIVTQPLDHRDSSPSVVTQPLDHKYSSHGVVTHPLDHRDSSHGVVTHPLDHRDSSHGVVTQPLDHRDSSHGVVTQPLDHRDSSHGVVTQPLDHKYSSYGVVTHPLDHRDSSSCSRTTQDLRSKSEKTAVMFASDLLAMSTGLEAHVAEKEMESDSYLVPEVALLAEEQHSTSVESRYEKEKSHSLSSKQGKATSVYSDTFETSNDEEICENLHKGVDSSGNTNSSVKEELEVTLKSVSESLETESMDTGGTLKKDVTSNGKIEEKEVQHKLSLNASLEVPELNENNKPLFKSLDKHVDDLPSFSSLNSLTGLTDMETPSISLSSSVSNKLTGSDIEDF, encoded by the exons AGAGAGTTAAAAGAATTACAACAGTGTCTCAAGAAGGAAGAAGCAGCAAGAAAAGCCACAGAGAGTCAACTTTTAGAT GCTCTTCTGGAAAACAAGAAGCTACGGTCTCAacttgaacaaaaacaacaacaaccaaaaggACAAACACTTGTCGATGACTTAACATTAGATGCCATAACAGAAACATTCGATAAGTTCCACAGGTTTTTGGACTTGCTTCGACAGTTTGG GTTAGAAGACCTGGTGAAGTTAAGTGGCATTGATACAAagtcaaaacatataaaattagaaTGCAGAAAGAAAACTCATTCTCCAGACAGGAAACAAAAAGTTAAACCTGGACTTCAAGTCCAACAAGAACCAAACAATACTTCCAACTTCATCACGACTCCAACAGAGAACGGAACTCTTGGTTCACAACACACAGCTATGATACCCAAGATCAGAACAAGTGTAAACTCTACAAACACTCATCAGTTACAAGAAGACACTGACCACAAAAACTGTGACTTGAGTTTTAAACCTGTTGTTCTGAACAGTGTGAATTCCATGATCAGAACACTTCAAAACACTACAAGCAGTCAGCAGAATAACACTAGACGTACTGTTCAGCTGTTACCAGAGGATGTTGAACAAAGAAACTCCAATTTAGATTTTAAACCTGATGTTCTGAATAAGGTACATAATCCATCATTGTCTGTAGAGAAAGCATCATTTTATAAGGCTGGAGATGACTTGTTTCAGTATGTCATGAATAAAGTTTCAGATGCACTAATATCACTGAATCATGCTTCTAACAAGGAAGCAGTTGATATATCAACATACCTGGTGAACCCTTCTGTAGCACGGGATAGCCAAACCAGTCTTACACAAACAACAAATTCTCAACCAAACTTATCAGATGGTGAAGGTTTTAGTCAtcttaaaaatgtagaaaataaagttaagaaaTCTATGGTTGACCAGAGGAAGTCATCTTATCCACAATTACAAATGGGGTTCAGGGATTCATATGGAACTTTGCAAGACAAAGTTGATAACTGTAAAAATGAGTTACAACAGGGTTCAAAATCAAAGGAGAACAGTGTTTGTCACCATCAACTTGAGAGTAATTCTGGATTTGTAATGCAACCACTGGATCACAGGGACAGCAGTCACAGAGTTGTGACTCAACCACTGGATCACAGGGACAGCAGTAACAGAGTTGTGACGCAACCACTGGATCACAGGGACAGCAGTCACGGAGTTGTGACGCAACCACTGGATCACAGGGACAGCAGTCACGGAGTTGTGACGCAACCACTGGATCACAGGGACAGCAGTCACGGAATTGTGACGCAACCACTGGATCACAGGGACAGCAGTCCCAGTGTTGTAACACAACCACTGGATCACAAGTACAGCAGTCACGGAGTTGTGACGCATCCACTGGATCACAGGGACAGCAGTCACGGAGTTGTGACGCATCCACTGGATCACAGGGACAGCAGTCACGGAGTTGTGACGCAACCACTGGATCACAGGGACAGCAGTCACGGAGTTGTGACGCAACCACTGGATCACAGGGACAGCAGTCACGGAGTTGTGACGCAACCACTGGATCACAAATACAGTAGTTACGGAGTTGTAACGCATCCACTGGATCACAGGGACAGCAGTTCTTGCTCTAGAACAACCCAAGACTTGAGAAGTAAGTCGGAAAAAACTGCTGTCATGTTTGCCTCTGATCTTTTAGCCATGTCAACTGGATTAGAAGCTCATGTTGCTGAGAAAGAAATGGAAAGTGATAGTTATCTTGTACCTGAGGTAGCTTTACTTGCAGAGGAGCAGCATAGCACCAGTGTAGAGAGTAGATATGAAAAAGAAAAGTCACATTCACTTAGTTCGAAACAAGGTAAAGCTACTTCGGTGTATTCAGACACATTTGAAACTTCAAATGATGAGGAAATTTGTGAAAACCTACATAAAGGTGTTGATAGTAGTGGCAACACAAACAGCTCTGTGAAAGAAGAGCTTGAGGTAACATTAAAATCAGTCTCTGAGAGTTTAGAAACAGAAAGCATGGACACAGGGGGTACCTTGAAGAAAGATGTAACATCAAATGGAAAAATAGAAGAAAAGGAAGTGCAGCATAAGTTGTCACTAAATGCTTCCTTGGAAGTACCAGaactaaatgaaaacaacaaacctCTGTTTAAATCTTTGGACAAGCATGTGGATGATCTCCCATCTTTCTCGAGTCTCAACTCTCTGACTGGTTTAACGGATATGGAGACACCGAGCATTTCGCTCTCTTCATCAGTGTCAAACAAGCTCACTGGAAGTGATATTGAAGATTTCTAG
- the LOC143240870 gene encoding N-chimaerin-like, producing MTKNYRLYYDGKHYVGEKKFHTVQDLVTDGLITLYLEANAGEYIAKMCVQSRYEQSPYMTLNSYKRKLQNMRVVKRRSMSNQGSKSNSLKSANECDRSEDGSINDGPVMAGLNVHRFEKPHNFKTHNFKGFPWCDLCGNFMWGIIAQGLKCEDCGFSAHRKCSENIPNDCLPDLKYVKRVFGIDLTTLVKAHNTPRPFVVDMCVKEIENRGLDAEGLYRVSGFSDEIEAVRLAFEKDGENADLSSTGCEDIHVITGVLKLFFRLLPIPLITYDTYPLFMNAVRKSTMEEKLDSIKEAVAKLPPAHYQTLKYLIQHLYRVTEKQKQNLMSIHNLGTVFCPTLMRTPDLISQPGQLSAWHQESLVIELLITHHRLLLDH from the exons ATGACCAAGAACTACCGTCTGTATTATGATGGAAAACACTATGTAGGAGAGAAGAAGTTTCATACAGTTCAGGATCTGGTCACTGATGGTTTGATCACTCTCTACCTGGAAGCCAATGCAGGAGAATACATTGCAAAGATGTGTGTTCAGTCAAGATACGAGCAGAGTCCATATATGACGTTGAATTCTTACAAGAGGAAGCTTCAGAACATGAGAGTTGTGAAGAGACGAAGTATGTCGAACCAAGGAAGCAAAAGTAACAGTCTTAAGTCAGCAAATGAATGTGATAGGTCTGAAGATGGAAGTATT AATGATGGTCCTGTTATGGCTGGCCTTAATGTTCATCGTTTTGAAAAGCCACATAACTTTAAG ACCCACAACTTTAAAGGATTTCCGTGGTGTGATTTATGTGGCAACTTCATGTGGGGTATTATTGCACAAGGTTTGAAATGTGAAG ATTGCGGGTTTAGTGCTCACCGAAAGTGTTCAGAAAACATTCCAAATGACTGCCTTCCAGACCTGAAGTACGTGAAGCGTGTGTTTGGCATAGATCTCACAACATTGGTGAAGGCCCACAATACACCAAGACCATTTGTAGTTGATATGTGtgttaaagaaatagaaaacagAG GGTTAGATGCAGAAGGCTTATACAGAGTCTCTGGATTTAGTGATGAGATAGAAGCAGTACGGTTGGCTTTTGAAAAAG ATGGAGAAAATGCAGATCTCAGCAGCACAGGATGTGAAGATATTCATGTTATCACAGGGGTCTTGAAGCTTTTTTTTCGACTGCTGCCGATACCACTCATCACTTATGACACATATCCTCTTTTCATGAATGCTGTCA gaaagtcaacaatggaagaaaAGTTGGATAGCATAAAAGAGGCTGTTGCTAAGTTACCACCAGCACACTATCAAACTTTGAAGTACCTTATTCAACATCTGTACAG agtcacagaaaaacaaaaacagaacctCATGAGTATTCACAACTTGGGCACAGTTTTCTGTCCAACACTGATGAGGACCCCAGACCTAATTTCTCAACCTGGACAGCTGTCAGCTTGGCATCAGGAAAGTTTAGTCATAGAACTTCTTATTACACATCACAGACTCTTACTTGACCACTGA
- the LOC143240869 gene encoding uncharacterized protein LOC143240869 isoform X3: MLEDLVKLSGIDTKSKHIKLECRKKTHSPDRKQKVKPGLQVQQEPNNTSNFITTPTENGTLGSQHTAMIPKIRTSVNSTNTHQLQEDTDHKNCDLSFKPVVLNSVNSMIRTLQNTTSSQQNNTRRTVQLLPEDVEQRNSNLDFKPDVLNKVHNPSLSVEKASFYKAGDDLFQYVMNKVSDALISLNHASNKEAVDISTYLVNPSVARDSQTSLTQTTNSQPNLSDGEGFSHLKNVENKVKKSMVDQRKSSYPQLQMGFRDSYGTLQDKVDNCKNELQQGSKSKENSVCHHQLESNSGFVMQPLDHRDSSHRVVTQPLDHRDSSNRVVTQPLDHRDSSHGVVTQPLDHRDSSHGVVTQPLDHRDSSHGIVTQPLDHRDSSPSVVTQPLDHKYSSHGVVTHPLDHRDSSHGVVTHPLDHRDSSHGVVTQPLDHRDSSHGVVTQPLDHRDSSHGVVTQPLDHKYSSYGVVTHPLDHRDSSSCSRTTQDLRSKSEKTAVMFASDLLAMSTGLEAHVAEKEMESDSYLVPEVALLAEEQHSTSVESRYEKEKSHSLSSKQGKATSVYSDTFETSNDEEICENLHKGVDSSGNTNSSVKEELEVTLKSVSESLETESMDTGGTLKKDVTSNGKIEEKEVQHKLSLNASLEVPELNENNKPLFKSLDKHVDDLPSFSSLNSLTGLTDMETPSISLSSSVSNKLTGSDIEDF, from the exons AT GTTAGAAGACCTGGTGAAGTTAAGTGGCATTGATACAAagtcaaaacatataaaattagaaTGCAGAAAGAAAACTCATTCTCCAGACAGGAAACAAAAAGTTAAACCTGGACTTCAAGTCCAACAAGAACCAAACAATACTTCCAACTTCATCACGACTCCAACAGAGAACGGAACTCTTGGTTCACAACACACAGCTATGATACCCAAGATCAGAACAAGTGTAAACTCTACAAACACTCATCAGTTACAAGAAGACACTGACCACAAAAACTGTGACTTGAGTTTTAAACCTGTTGTTCTGAACAGTGTGAATTCCATGATCAGAACACTTCAAAACACTACAAGCAGTCAGCAGAATAACACTAGACGTACTGTTCAGCTGTTACCAGAGGATGTTGAACAAAGAAACTCCAATTTAGATTTTAAACCTGATGTTCTGAATAAGGTACATAATCCATCATTGTCTGTAGAGAAAGCATCATTTTATAAGGCTGGAGATGACTTGTTTCAGTATGTCATGAATAAAGTTTCAGATGCACTAATATCACTGAATCATGCTTCTAACAAGGAAGCAGTTGATATATCAACATACCTGGTGAACCCTTCTGTAGCACGGGATAGCCAAACCAGTCTTACACAAACAACAAATTCTCAACCAAACTTATCAGATGGTGAAGGTTTTAGTCAtcttaaaaatgtagaaaataaagttaagaaaTCTATGGTTGACCAGAGGAAGTCATCTTATCCACAATTACAAATGGGGTTCAGGGATTCATATGGAACTTTGCAAGACAAAGTTGATAACTGTAAAAATGAGTTACAACAGGGTTCAAAATCAAAGGAGAACAGTGTTTGTCACCATCAACTTGAGAGTAATTCTGGATTTGTAATGCAACCACTGGATCACAGGGACAGCAGTCACAGAGTTGTGACTCAACCACTGGATCACAGGGACAGCAGTAACAGAGTTGTGACGCAACCACTGGATCACAGGGACAGCAGTCACGGAGTTGTGACGCAACCACTGGATCACAGGGACAGCAGTCACGGAGTTGTGACGCAACCACTGGATCACAGGGACAGCAGTCACGGAATTGTGACGCAACCACTGGATCACAGGGACAGCAGTCCCAGTGTTGTAACACAACCACTGGATCACAAGTACAGCAGTCACGGAGTTGTGACGCATCCACTGGATCACAGGGACAGCAGTCACGGAGTTGTGACGCATCCACTGGATCACAGGGACAGCAGTCACGGAGTTGTGACGCAACCACTGGATCACAGGGACAGCAGTCACGGAGTTGTGACGCAACCACTGGATCACAGGGACAGCAGTCACGGAGTTGTGACGCAACCACTGGATCACAAATACAGTAGTTACGGAGTTGTAACGCATCCACTGGATCACAGGGACAGCAGTTCTTGCTCTAGAACAACCCAAGACTTGAGAAGTAAGTCGGAAAAAACTGCTGTCATGTTTGCCTCTGATCTTTTAGCCATGTCAACTGGATTAGAAGCTCATGTTGCTGAGAAAGAAATGGAAAGTGATAGTTATCTTGTACCTGAGGTAGCTTTACTTGCAGAGGAGCAGCATAGCACCAGTGTAGAGAGTAGATATGAAAAAGAAAAGTCACATTCACTTAGTTCGAAACAAGGTAAAGCTACTTCGGTGTATTCAGACACATTTGAAACTTCAAATGATGAGGAAATTTGTGAAAACCTACATAAAGGTGTTGATAGTAGTGGCAACACAAACAGCTCTGTGAAAGAAGAGCTTGAGGTAACATTAAAATCAGTCTCTGAGAGTTTAGAAACAGAAAGCATGGACACAGGGGGTACCTTGAAGAAAGATGTAACATCAAATGGAAAAATAGAAGAAAAGGAAGTGCAGCATAAGTTGTCACTAAATGCTTCCTTGGAAGTACCAGaactaaatgaaaacaacaaacctCTGTTTAAATCTTTGGACAAGCATGTGGATGATCTCCCATCTTTCTCGAGTCTCAACTCTCTGACTGGTTTAACGGATATGGAGACACCGAGCATTTCGCTCTCTTCATCAGTGTCAAACAAGCTCACTGGAAGTGATATTGAAGATTTCTAG